TGTAGTTAAGTTTTTATCATCAAAACCAAATCCTTTAGTAGAAATTGTTGTTACGTAGTTTCTTCTTAATTCGTTACCAACCATTGCTTCAATTTCGTGTTTCTCTCCTAAAGATTTAGAATAGTTCACCATTGTTTTTAAGTTGTACTGGAAGAAATCTGTGTTTCCGTTTTGAATAACACCACCAACAGGAAGGAAGTAGTTTTGTACTCCACCGCTAAAGTAGCTTGATTTCTCTCTTACGTTTCTTGTGTAATAGGTGTCTTTACCAGCGAATTTTTCACTAGATGAATTATCTAATTGTAAACCTAATTGAGAAGTTACTTTTAAGTCTTTAGTAACTTTATATTCAGCATCAAATAAAGCTTTTACAGCTCTGGTTTTTAAATCGTAAGAAGTATTAGCTCTTTCTTCTAAGAAGTTGAAAGGTACCTTACGATCTGAGTATCCAACGATATCCGGATCATATTTGTAACTTCCGTCTTCGTTATATGCAGTGAAGTAAGGGTTTACGTTTCTTGAATAATTAGAAGGACTTGTAAACGCATTAATATCAGTTACATATGATGTACTTGTGTTTTCAGAACCAAAAATACCAATACCAACTTTGAATTTATCTGTAATTTCGTAGTTGTTTTTTAATGTTAAGTTGTAACGTTTGAAACCAGTTCCTACAGTAGTTCCTCTTTCATCATAGTATCCTAAAGAGAAATAGTAATCTGATTTTTCACCACCACCAGATAAACTTAAACCGTGCTGCGTGTTGATGGCAGTTTGGTATAATAAGTTACCCCAGTTTGTATTGTTGTTTCTTAAAGTATTGATTGATTGTTGTGTTTCAGGGCTCAAATTAGAGAATCCGCCTGCTCTGTAAGCAGTTAATTCATTTGACGCGTTTAAGATTCGCATAACATCACCACCATCAGCTCTGTATGTTAACTCTTCACGTCCTGCAAGACCAAGTTCAAAATCAACTTTTTCACTTGAATTCATTAAGTTTAATTTAGAAAACTCAGGTCTTTGTGTAATAAAGGTATTTGTGTTAAAGCTTACAACCATTTTACCAGCTTTACCTTTTTTAGTTGTTACAACGATTACACCATTTGCAGCACGAGCACCGTAAATAGCCGTTGCAGCAGCATCTTTTAAGATTGTAATATCTTTAATATCGTCAGGGTTTAAACCAGCGATAGAGTAGTTGTTTAATACATCGATATTATCTTTATCGAAGTTTTTAGGAACATCATTACTTTCTAATGGTAATCCGTCAAGTACCCATAACGGATCTTGTGTACCATTAAGAGAGGCAGTACCCCTGATTCTAATTTTTGCAGGTGCTCCAGGTGCTCCAGAAGGCGTACTTACAGCAACCCCCGCAATTTGTCCTACTAATAACTGGTCAATACTAGAAACCCCTGTTTGCTGGATTGCAGCCATGTCAATTTTTGTAACCGCAGCAGTAAGTTTTCTTTTCTCAATTTTTTGGTAACCAGTTACAACAACCTCCTGAAGTTTTGCTGTTTCAGACTTTAAGTTAATTGTATAGTTTTTTTGTGCATCAAGTTCAAGAGTGTACGATTTGTATCCCATGAAAGTAACACGTAAAGAAGTAACTTTTTTTCCTATTTTCAAGCTGAATTTACCATCGAAATCTGTAGTTGTTCCGATAGATTCACTCTGGATAATACCTGCCATGGCAGTTTTGTTTGAGATCGAATTGTTCTCAACGAAGATTGAGGCACCAGGTATTGGCGACTGATCTGCTTCGTCCAGAATGATCCCCGTAATAGTTCGGGTTTCCTGCGAGTAACCTGCGATGGCCAGGAACAGCAGTAAGGCATGTAGAATTTTTTTCATG
This portion of the Flavobacterium gelatinilyticum genome encodes:
- a CDS encoding SusC/RagA family TonB-linked outer membrane protein codes for the protein MKKILHALLLFLAIAGYSQETRTITGIILDEADQSPIPGASIFVENNSISNKTAMAGIIQSESIGTTTDFDGKFSLKIGKKVTSLRVTFMGYKSYTLELDAQKNYTINLKSETAKLQEVVVTGYQKIEKRKLTAAVTKIDMAAIQQTGVSSIDQLLVGQIAGVAVSTPSGAPGAPAKIRIRGTASLNGTQDPLWVLDGLPLESNDVPKNFDKDNIDVLNNYSIAGLNPDDIKDITILKDAAATAIYGARAANGVIVVTTKKGKAGKMVVSFNTNTFITQRPEFSKLNLMNSSEKVDFELGLAGREELTYRADGGDVMRILNASNELTAYRAGGFSNLSPETQQSINTLRNNNTNWGNLLYQTAINTQHGLSLSGGGEKSDYYFSLGYYDERGTTVGTGFKRYNLTLKNNYEITDKFKVGIGIFGSENTSTSYVTDINAFTSPSNYSRNVNPYFTAYNEDGSYKYDPDIVGYSDRKVPFNFLEERANTSYDLKTRAVKALFDAEYKVTKDLKVTSQLGLQLDNSSSEKFAGKDTYYTRNVREKSSYFSGGVQNYFLPVGGVIQNGNTDFFQYNLKTMVNYSKSLGEKHEIEAMVGNELRRNYVTTISTKGFGFDDKNLTTQQIIFPNSSFAREKDWIQYTKAQKENAFASFFATASYTYDRKYSVFGSVRYDGSDLFGVDPKYKYLPLWSTSASWAVSEENFLKDNLTLSNLRLRASYGLQGNIDKGTSPYVIGQYNSSVILPGQAEQNIVIDSPPNDKLRWEKTTNTNVGADIGLFNNRISIITDLYGRKSSDLIGMRALPFENGFEFTNMNWAQVTNKGYEITLSTKNFDRPNFKWNTSINFSHNKSNIDRLQVRDNSYLPNQEGYAVNAVFGFKTNGIDENGYPLFVNKKGETVNSQTFFGLYDPYADFFPGEITQSKLTAAEFRDLFVYLGDRDPKFTGGITNTFKVQNFDLAIAASFNIKQTVTRTPPYNGTTVDRGQNYSRDILNAWSPTNTGSNLPGINGKDLAAGDSYMAYLWYSGGNQINTLSYLDTWTSEMSYMRLSSVRLGYTFPKSFTDQINIASIRLNVEARNLFVISSDYKGYFDPETFGNIYAQPVPKSFTLGCNVTF